Proteins encoded in a region of the Rutidosis leptorrhynchoides isolate AG116_Rl617_1_P2 chromosome 9, CSIRO_AGI_Rlap_v1, whole genome shotgun sequence genome:
- the LOC139867120 gene encoding protein SMAX1-LIKE 3-like produces the protein MRTGAYTIQHTLTPEAANVVKQALVLARRRGHAQVTPLHVASAMLTSPTSLLRKACLLPNSHPLQYKALELCFNVALNRLPTMQSNPIMLNPNQSHHPSLSNALVAAFKRAQAHQRRGSIENQQQPILALKVEIEQLIISILDDPSVSRVMREAGFSSTQVKNNIEQMEITISSPTPLSFSQSKENIKPKSLAKVQDEDVMSVIEMMMNRKRRNIVVIRECLASADAIVRGVIDKFETENNTNLRFMQFVSLPLHSLHHLSREDVENKVRELKCLVKSFVGKGVILYLGDLKWISDYWSSHSDRKLNRSYYYTPMEHMIMELSGLMFGVDSGKLWLMGIANSQTYMRCKTGQPSLETLWDLCPLTLQVASLDLTLNLESSKDSGSEMKLLTCCTECSVNLAREARTLASYGRTNESITSGTTLPSWLQQYKEENSRQSTNDQESEKVGNLCKKWNSICSSLHKQESMSSLPNLHQHHVTWPVIFESDTPKEHQFFMGGGDQCFEEPNPKTHLPELLSNPNSSPNSASCSEASNHDDDDHIYYMHKFKEMNPEKVNILNNALESVAPWQSEIIPEIVSTILQCRSGKMEREGKEETWLSFLGADNFGKEKIARELAKVVFGSRNNLVQMGLSRFSATRADHDSTDDDQELVSKKRARNENGQSYLERFVEAVQENANRVFFMEDIEQVDYHSQMGIKKAIKDGNFLLNGGETVHLNDAIVIFSSESFSSISRGSSPSIRRKYCDDEQQETVEDNCGKESMISLDLNVSTEHEPVSDVGILESVDKQVIFKLQML, from the exons ATGAGGACTGGAGCCTATACTATCCAACACACATTAACACCCGAAGCCGCAAATGTTGTGAAACAAGCTCTTGTTCTTGCAAGAAGGCGTGGCCACGCTCAAGTCACGCCTTTGCATGTTGCTAGTGCGATGCTAACATCGCCAACAAGCCTTCTCAGGAAGGCTTGTTTACTACCAAACTCGCACCCACTTCAATACAAAGCTCTTGAGCTTTGTTTCAATGTGGCCCTAAACCGCCTTCCTACGATGCAATCAAATCCAATCATGTTAAACCCTAATCAATCTCACCACCCTTCGCTATCAAACGCCTTAGTGGCGGCCTTCAAGCGTGCTCAAGCTCACCAACGGCGTGGTTCTATTGAAAACCAACAACAACCAATTTTAGCTCTTAAAGTAGAGATTGAACAACTTATTATATCCATCTTAGATGATCCTAGTGTGAGTAGAGTCATGCGAGAAGCCGGTTTCTCTAGCACACAAGTCAAAAACAATATCGAACAAATGGAGATAACGATTTCTTCTCCAACTCCACTAAGTTTTTCTCAATCAAAAGAGAATATCAAGCCTAAATCTTTAGCCAAAGTTCAAGATGAAGATGTCATGAGTGTTATAGAAATGATGATGAATAGGAAAAGAAGAAACATTGTTGTTATAAGAGAGTGTTTAGCTAGTGCTGATGCTATAGTTAGAGGAGTTATAGACAAATTCGAAACCGAAAACAATACCAACCTAAGGTTCATGCAGTTTGTAAGCCTTCCTTTACACTCACTACATCATCTTTCAAGGGAAGATGTTGAAAACAAAGTTAGAGAACTCAAGTGTCTAGTAAAAAGCTTTGTGGGTAAAGGAGTTATCTTATATTTAGGTGACCTCAAATGGATTTCGGATTATTGGTCAAGCCATAGCGATCGGAAACTCAACCGAAGCTACTATTACACTCCTATGGAGCATATGATCATGGAGCTTAGTGGGCTCATGTTTGGTGTTGATAGTGGGAAGTTGTGGTTGATGGGGATAGCTAATTCTCAAACATACATGAGGTGCAAAACAGGTCAGCCTTCACTTGAAACTCTATGGGATCTTTGTCCACTTACACTTCAAGTTGCTAGCTTGGACCTCACCCTCAATCTTGAAAG CAGTAAAGATTCAGGAAGTGAGATGAAGTTGCTAACTTGTTGCACAGAATGTTCGGTTAACTTAGCGCGAGAGGCTCGAACCTTAGCAAGCTATGGTCGCACCAATGAGTCTATTACAAGTGGAACCACTTTGCCTTCATGGCTCCAACAATATAAAGAAGAGAACTCAAGACAATCAACCAATGATCAG GAAAGTGAAAAAGTTGGGAATCTTTGCAAAAAATGGAACTCCATTTGTAGTTCACTTCATAAACAAGAATCCATGTCTTCTTTACCAAATTTGCACCAACACCATGTCACCTGGCCCGTAATTTTCGAGTCCGATACCCCTAAAGAACATCAGTTTTTTATGGGTGGTGGTGATCAATGTTTCGAAGAACCCAACCCTAAAACGCATTTGCCTGAACTTTTATCGAATCCCAATTCGAGTCCAAATTCGGCCTCTTGTAGTGAAGCAagtaatcatgatgatgatgatcatataTACTACATGCATAAGTTCAAAGAGATGAATCCTGAAAAAGTGAACATTTTAAACAATGCATTAGAGAGTGTTGCACCATGGCAATCAGAGATCATTCCAGAAATAGTAAGTACAATCCTTCAGTGCAGGTCTGGTAAAATGGAAAGAGAAGGCAAGGAAGAAACATGGTTATCTTTTTTGGGTGCTGACAATTTTGGAAAAGAAAAGATTGCAAGAGAGTTGGCCAAAGTTGTGTTTGGATCAAGAAACAATCTTGTCCAAATGGGCTTGAGTCGATTTTCTGCAACACGGGCTGATCATGATTCAACAGATGATGATCAAGAACTCGTTAGTAAGAAAAGGGCGAGGAACGAAAATGGTCAAAGTTATCTCGAAAGATTCGTTGAAGCGGTCCAAGAAAATGCAAACCGTGTGTTCTTTATGGAAGATATTGAGCAAGTTGATTACCATTCTCAAATGGGAATAAAGAAAGCAATCAAAGATGGAAACTTTTTACTCAATGGTGGCGAAACAGTTCATCTTAATGATGCCATTGTTATTTTCAGTAGTGAAAGTTTCAGTTCGATTTCTCGAGGTTCTTCACCTAGTATAAGGCGAAAGTATTGTGACGATGAGCAACAAGAAACGGTTGAGGATAATTGTGGGAAAGAGTCCATGATCAGTTTGGACTTGAATGTTTCTACAGAACATGAACCAGTTTCTGATGTTGGGATTTTGGAATCAGTTGATAAGCAAGTTATTTTTAAACTTCAGATGTTGTAA